GGCATCAGGGCGGCGCGCGGCCGGTCAATGCCATGCCTCTTCGTCGACTGCCAGCAGACCCAATGTTCCGTCGCGGTCAAGCCCGATCGCACAGGCTTCGTATTCGCGTGGCACCCGGAAGTGCCGCTCGCCGAGGCGCACTTCCACCGCTTCGTGCAGCTTCGTCGTGGCGATGACGCGCGCGCCCATCGCGAGGCCGACCTTGCGGTTGAGCTCCTCGAACTGTTCGCGCAGATCGGCAATCGCGGCTGCAATCGCGGCCGCCGTCTGGCGCGCCTTGTCGACCGTGGCTTCCGGCAGCCTGCCGGGTTGCTGTCGCGCCAGCGCGAGCAGCTTGCTGACATCGAGCAACTGGGTTTCCTTGGCATCGCGCGCCTTCGCCAGCTCCAGCATCTGCCTGTGCATCGCCGGGTTGACGCCGATCTCGATCACGGTCGCGATGCGCTGCGGGCTGCCGACTTCCTTGGCGGTGAGACTGAGGGTGGCCTGATGGTGGCCGCCGATCAGGCAGCCCCGGTGCTTGCGCCCGACCACGATGTGGTTCGCCGCGATCAGCTCGCATTGCACCGCGGTGTCTTCGATGACGATGCAGTCGCCCGCTTCGATATGGGCGTTCTGCGCATAGCCGGCTTCCACATTCACCGCCGCACGCACGCAGGGTGCGCCGCTGCGCTTGCCGTCCTTGCGCCCGAGCCCGCCGATGATGCCGCCGCGTACCGCGACGCTGCCGCCGGCCTCCAGCGTTGCCAGTTCGACCACGCCGCCGACTTCGATGTCGCCGGTGGCGGTGACCGACATGCCGGCACCGACGTCGCCCTTGATCTTCACGCTGCCCTCGAAGCGGATGTTGCCGCTGGCCATATCCACCGATTCGATCGCCAGCACCGGTTCGACGCTCATGCCGTCAGGTCGCATCACCGGCTGGCCGGTGATCGCGGCGACCAGCAGATCCGGGTCGTCGGCGCTCAGTCGCGTGCCGGGCAGATCCATGCCGAACATCACCGCCTTGCCCGCTTGCGCCGCGAGGGTGTCGCCGGTGAGTGTGCGTCCGGGCGTGCCGGCAGTGGGCGCAACGCGTCGCATCAGCGCATCGCCCGGGTGCACGACGACGATGTCGCCCAGATCCCGG
This region of Niveibacterium umoris genomic DNA includes:
- a CDS encoding DUF342 domain-containing protein, which produces MDDASASQQGLGLTLSFDETARAVLARNSATAGAAPIDEGWLRAALAEHGWGELRVLPDAVAELLTRYHAGQAFEALRVAEAVDASLSVTLSDDHMLAQLTLVPAEGGTPVSSESVLARLNELGVQHGVDHAVLAEALAAGQAENLIVARGRAPEDGKDGALEPCQSQARSRSPRVSENGQVDYRDLGDIVVVHPGDALMRRVAPTAGTPGRTLTGDTLAAQAGKAVMFGMDLPGTRLSADDPDLLVAAITGQPVMRPDGMSVEPVLAIESVDMASGNIRFEGSVKIKGDVGAGMSVTATGDIEVGGVVELATLEAGGSVAVRGGIIGGLGRKDGKRSGAPCVRAAVNVEAGYAQNAHIEAGDCIVIEDTAVQCELIAANHIVVGRKHRGCLIGGHHQATLSLTAKEVGSPQRIATVIEIGVNPAMHRQMLELAKARDAKETQLLDVSKLLALARQQPGRLPEATVDKARQTAAAIAAAIADLREQFEELNRKVGLAMGARVIATTKLHEAVEVRLGERHFRVPREYEACAIGLDRDGTLGLLAVDEEAWH